The Manis javanica isolate MJ-LG chromosome 6, MJ_LKY, whole genome shotgun sequence genome contains a region encoding:
- the MYL7 gene encoding myosin regulatory light chain 2, atrial isoform isoform X1: protein MASRKAGNRVKATATKQAQRGSSNVFSMFEQAQIQEFKEAFSCIDQNRDGIICKLDLRETYSQLGKVGVPEEELDAMLQEGKGPINFTVFLTLFGEKLNGTDPEEAILSAFRVFDPSGKGVVSKEEFKQLLMTQADKFSLAEVEQMFALTPVDLAGNIDYKSLCYIITHGDEREE from the exons ATG GCCAGCAGGAAGGCGGGGAACCGGGTCAAGGCCACAGCCACCAAGCAGGCCCAACGTGGCTCTTCCAATGTGTTCTCCATGTTCGAGCAAGCCCAGATCCAGGAATTCAAGGAA GCCTTCAGCTGCATAGACCAAAACCGCGATGGCATCATCTGCAAGCTGGACCTTCGGGAGACCTACTCCCAGCTGG GGAAGGTGGGTGTACCTGAGGAGGAGCTGGATGCCATGCTGCAGGAGGGGAAGGGCCCCATTAATTTCACAGTCTTCCTCACACTCTTTGGGGAAAAGCTGAATG GGACAGACCCTGAGGAAGCCATCCTGAGTGCCTTCCGTGTGTTTGACCCCAGTGGCAAGGGCGTGGTGAGCAAGGAGGA GTTCAAGCAGCTTCTCATGACCCAGGCAGACAAATTCTCTCTGGCTGAG GTGGAGCAGATGTTTGCCCTGACACCCGTGGACCTGGCAGGAAACATCGACTACAAGTCCCTCTGCTACATCATCACCCACGGGGACGAGAGAGAGGAGTGA
- the MYL7 gene encoding myosin regulatory light chain 2, atrial isoform isoform X2 has protein sequence MASRKAGNRVKATATKQAQRGSSNVFSMFEQAQIQEFKEAFSCIDQNRDGIICKLDLRETYSQLGKVGVPEEELDAMLQEGKGPINFTVFLTLFGEKLNGTDPEEAILSAFRVFDPSGKGVVSKEEFKQLLMTQADKFSLAEVTNSSPRPPWLGLPGSGAAPRWSRCLP, from the exons ATG GCCAGCAGGAAGGCGGGGAACCGGGTCAAGGCCACAGCCACCAAGCAGGCCCAACGTGGCTCTTCCAATGTGTTCTCCATGTTCGAGCAAGCCCAGATCCAGGAATTCAAGGAA GCCTTCAGCTGCATAGACCAAAACCGCGATGGCATCATCTGCAAGCTGGACCTTCGGGAGACCTACTCCCAGCTGG GGAAGGTGGGTGTACCTGAGGAGGAGCTGGATGCCATGCTGCAGGAGGGGAAGGGCCCCATTAATTTCACAGTCTTCCTCACACTCTTTGGGGAAAAGCTGAATG GGACAGACCCTGAGGAAGCCATCCTGAGTGCCTTCCGTGTGTTTGACCCCAGTGGCAAGGGCGTGGTGAGCAAGGAGGA GTTCAAGCAGCTTCTCATGACCCAGGCAGACAAATTCTCTCTGGCTGAG GTCACGAactccagccccaggcctccctggCTGGGCTTACCTGGGAGTGGGGCTGCCCCCAGGTGGAGCAGATGTTTGCCCTGA